In one Corallococcus sp. EGB genomic region, the following are encoded:
- the fruA gene encoding response regulator transcription factor FruA, producing MAANQSAVRISILEGPWAAWQGLSEGLRGEGHSTSVTRDVRGFLDGLGTDPPQVAILDVESDGEAAIGCSVTEGLNLLREARKRRLEVRMLLLSAVSTPEVISQCFDEGASGYLFRAGLGVNAVSSAVQSLVRGERLFPVQLLRNDFEHPPVTSPTASVLLLLTQREREVLQYVAGGADNLKIAAHLQIAERTVKSHVTQLYRKLGAENRTQLALRACHLGVRPPPDL from the coding sequence ATGGCAGCGAATCAATCGGCAGTTCGTATTTCGATTCTCGAAGGACCGTGGGCGGCCTGGCAGGGCTTGTCCGAGGGCCTTCGGGGTGAGGGTCATTCCACTTCGGTGACGCGCGACGTGCGCGGCTTCCTGGACGGCCTGGGCACGGATCCACCGCAGGTGGCCATCCTGGACGTGGAGAGCGACGGCGAAGCCGCCATCGGGTGCTCCGTGACGGAGGGGCTCAACCTGCTGCGCGAGGCCCGCAAGCGCCGGCTGGAGGTGCGCATGCTGCTCTTGTCCGCGGTGAGCACGCCGGAGGTCATCTCCCAGTGCTTCGACGAGGGGGCCTCCGGGTACCTCTTCCGCGCGGGGCTGGGCGTGAACGCGGTGTCCTCCGCGGTGCAGTCGCTGGTGCGGGGCGAGCGCCTCTTCCCGGTGCAGCTCTTGCGCAACGACTTCGAGCATCCGCCGGTGACGTCGCCCACGGCGAGCGTGCTGCTCCTGCTCACGCAACGCGAGCGCGAGGTGCTGCAATACGTGGCGGGCGGGGCGGACAACCTGAAGATCGCCGCGCACCTGCAAATCGCGGAGCGGACGGTGAAGTCACACGTCACGCAGCTCTACCGCAAGCTGGGCGCGGAGAACCGTACCCAACTCGCCTTGCGCGCCTGCCACCTGGGCGTCAGGCCTCCGCCGGACCTCTAG
- a CDS encoding RDD family protein produces the protein MTPSAPAPHVDVATPERVALSLPVAGIGYRCLAWLVDASLLFFFWVALYFVITLLVSDVLGAFQGLSGLTQTLLAVGLFATQWLYWTLAEVFFHGQTPGKRALRIRVVRDDGAPVGFYESAVRNLCRAVDFLPVLYATGCITMLLDSRHRRLGDLLAGTVLVREEAIDLDKYTQGPTTDAAPAVTPATGAAVQRPLNTEDVELVLAFLARAPGLEPEVRRRLGTRLVDRVGAALTDEERARVLQSPEATESFLRTRAKAVH, from the coding sequence ATGACTCCCTCCGCCCCCGCACCCCATGTCGACGTCGCCACGCCCGAGCGGGTGGCCCTCTCCCTGCCCGTGGCCGGCATCGGCTACCGCTGTCTTGCCTGGCTGGTGGACGCGAGCCTGCTGTTCTTCTTCTGGGTGGCGCTCTACTTCGTCATCACCCTGCTGGTGTCCGACGTGCTGGGAGCCTTCCAGGGGCTGTCGGGGCTCACGCAGACATTGCTGGCGGTGGGCCTCTTCGCCACGCAATGGCTGTACTGGACGCTGGCGGAGGTCTTCTTCCATGGACAGACACCGGGCAAGCGCGCGCTGCGCATCCGGGTGGTGCGCGACGATGGCGCGCCGGTGGGCTTCTATGAAAGCGCGGTGAGGAACCTGTGTCGTGCGGTCGACTTCCTGCCGGTGCTCTACGCAACGGGATGCATCACCATGCTGCTGGACTCGCGGCACCGCCGGCTGGGGGACCTGCTCGCCGGCACGGTGCTGGTGCGCGAGGAGGCCATCGACCTGGACAAGTACACGCAAGGCCCCACGACGGACGCGGCGCCCGCGGTGACGCCGGCGACGGGCGCCGCCGTGCAGCGGCCCTTGAACACGGAGGACGTGGAGCTGGTGCTGGCGTTCCTCGCGCGCGCGCCCGGCCTGGAGCCGGAGGTGCGGCGGCGGCTGGGCACCCGGCTGGTGGACCGCGTGGGCGCGGCCCTGACGGACGAGGAGCGCGCGCGGGTGCTCCAGTCCCCTGAGGCCACGGAGTCCTTCCTGCGCACGCGCGCGAAGGCGGTCCACTGA